A segment of the Gammaproteobacteria bacterium genome:
ACCTCTGACTTCGTATGGCTTCCTTCAGACCCTGCCGTTGGCCCGCAAGGCCCTTGCCATTCGGATTGTCTTCCCCTCAGTCGGGGCGACGCAGGCTTCTTTCAGCCTGCCGGGTTTGCCAGCCTCGCTGGGCAAACAAAAAAGCCCCAGTCATATGGGGCTTTTGAAGCTGGTGCCGAGGGCGAGACTTGAACTCGCACGACCGAAAGGCCACTAGCACCTGAAGCTAGCGCGTCTACCAATTCCGCCACCTCGGCAAGTGGCGCGTAATATAAATGTGTGTCGATTCGATGTCAACATACCGCTCTAATTTGGTATCATTCAGGGTTTGCAGCTGCTTGCTTAGCACGCATGTGATGCCAACCGCCATCAGCAAACTTAAACGAATTTTCATAGTGTCTTAGCGGCTTTGGTCATGTCTCCCGTACCATGGCGTGCTAAACTATGCCGCGTTTGCACCAAAGAGAGAGGTTCTGCGCCTCATGTTCACTGGTCTTATCGAAGCCACCGGACGCATTACAGCCATTCAGCAACATGGGCAAGGCGTCCGTGTGCGAGTTGAAAGCCAGCAGCTGGATTGGCACGACGTGAAAATTGGGGACAGCATTGCGGTCAACGGTGTTTGCCTGACGGCGGTCGTGTTACACCCTCAGGGAATGGAAGTTGATGTTTCTTCAGAAACGCTTGACTGCACACTGTTCGGCACCTATGCGCCCGGCCAGATGGTGAATCTGGAAAAGGCGCTGCTGCCGACAACTCGTTTGGGAGGGCATTTCGTCACCGGTCACGTCGATGGGGTCGGAACCGTCGAACGCATTGAGCAAAGTGAAGAAGATTGGCAACTTTATGTCACGCCACCCAAAAACTTGGTGCGCTATATTGCCCCCAAGGGGTCCATCACCATCGATGGGACCAGTCTGACGGTCAACGCCTGGCATGGCCAGGCTTTTCGGTTGACGATAATCCCGCACACCCGGGCGTCAACCATCATAGGCACTTATCGAACCGGGCAACGCGTGCATATTGAAGTCGATATCATCGCACGCTATTTAGAACAACTGGTGCGACCACCGTCGGAAGACACAATGTCCGCCGAAAAGCTACGACTTTGGGGCTATGAAGACATTCGCCGAACGTAAGAGGCCAGAATGAATACAATTCCAGAAATCATTGAAGACATCCGCGCTGGAAAAATGGTTATCATCATGGACGACGAAGACCGCGAAAATGAAGGTGACCTAGTGATGGCCGCCGAATTGGTTCGTCCGGAAGACATTAACTTTATGGCCAAATACGGTCGCGGCCTGATCTGCCTGACGCTCACAAAAGAGCGTTGCGAGCAACTGAACTTGCCGCTCATGGTAAGAAATAACGGAACACGATATAGCACCAACTTCACGATTTCCATTGAGGCTGCCGAAGGGGTCACCACCGGAATTTCAGCGGCTGACCGGGCGCACACCATTCGCACTGCGGTCAAAAAGGACGCCAAACCGAGCGATTTGGTGCAGCCTGGGCATATTTTCCCATTGATGGCCCAGCCCGGCGGTGTGCTGACTCGCGCAGGCCATACTGAAGCCGGTTGCGATCTTGCTCGACTGGCGGGCCTGGAACCCGCCGCGGTCATAGTGGAAATCCTCAATGAAGACGGCTCAATGGCACGACGACCCGATCTGGAAGAATTTGCCAAACGACATGGCCTCAAAATTGGCACCATTGCCGATCTGATTGAATACCGGGCCATGCACGAACGCACGGTCAACAAAATCGGTCAATGTTTATGGCCAACGCCGTACGGTGAGTTTATCCTGCACACCTTCCGCGATGAAATCGATGGACAATTGCATTTCGCGCTGACCATCGGCACCATCGAACCCAATACGCCAACATTGGTGCGCGTCCACATGAGTGATTTTTTTGTCGATCAGCTGCATGGTCGACGTGACCGGGAACCGAGCTGGTCCATTGAACAGGCGCTTGCTCGAATTGCACAAGAAGGACGAGGCGTGTTGGTCGTTCTGACCGGAGGCGATACCACCGAAGGTTGGGCTGCCAACCTTGAACGCTGGCAACAGGAAGATGCCGGCCATAGCCAGCTTCGTCCTAATCCACAAGTGGGCAGGCGCACCGTGGGCATTGGATCTCAAATATTGACCGCGCTTGGCGTTCATAAAATGCGCCTGCTCAGCGAAGAAAAACATTACTACGCATTGTCCGGCTTCAAACTTGAAGTCGTTGAATTTGTCAGTCATAAGGAGTCAAACAATGAAGGTCATTGAAGGTGCTCTCGTCGCCAGCCCAAACACCAAATTCGCGATTCTCGCAGCTCGTTTTAATAGTTTTGTCGTGGACAGCTTGGTGGCTGGAGCGCTTGATGCACTGCGTCGCCACGGCGTGGCTGACGAGCAAATCGAACTCATCAAGGTCCCTGGTGCCTTTGAAATGCCACTGGCTGCCCAAAAAGTTGCCTTGACCAAAAAATATCAAGCGATTATTGCACTTGGTGCAGTGATACGCGGGGGGACACCGCACTTTGACTATGTCGCTGGCGAATGTACTAAGGGGCTGGCACAGGTGTCGTTGAACACGTCTGTCCCCATCGCCTTTGGCATACTGACCACGGATACCATAGAACAAGCCATTGAGCGAGCCGGCACCAAAGCTGGCAATAAAGGTGCCGAGGCCGCTATCACGGCGCTGGAGATGGTGAATTTGCTGGAGCAGCTATGAGTACACCAAGGACACGCCACAAAGCACGCAGGCTGGCTGTTCAGGCCCTATATCAATGGCAGTTGGCCGGTGAAAATATCGGCGAAATTGAGCAGCAATTTCTTGAGGATAATGGCGATACAAATTTCGATCGCGACTACTTTCATCAATTGCTGCATGGTATTCCTGCAAAGCTCGATGAGATTGACGCAGCGCTCACCCCACATATGACGCGCGCCATCGAAAGCGTCGACCCTGTAGAACGTGCCATTTTACGCCTTGCCTGCTGGGAATTGTTGGCGCGACCGGACATTCCTTACCGAGTGGTCATCAATGAAGCGATAGAATTGGCCAAAACATTTGGGGCCACAGACGGGCATAAGTTTGTCAATGGGGTGCTGGATAAAGCAGCGGGCAAGCTACGAGCCATTGAAGTTAGCGCGACACGCAAGTTATGACATGCTGAAACGATGCGTGAATTTGAGTTGATTGACAAATATTTTTCACCGCTGTCCACTGGTGGCCGTGGCGTCAGTCTCGGTATCGGCGATGACGCCGCCATACTGAATGTGCCGGACACCCATCAATTGGTC
Coding sequences within it:
- a CDS encoding 6,7-dimethyl-8-ribityllumazine synthase, whose protein sequence is MKVIEGALVASPNTKFAILAARFNSFVVDSLVAGALDALRRHGVADEQIELIKVPGAFEMPLAAQKVALTKKYQAIIALGAVIRGGTPHFDYVAGECTKGLAQVSLNTSVPIAFGILTTDTIEQAIERAGTKAGNKGAEAAITALEMVNLLEQL
- a CDS encoding riboflavin synthase, giving the protein MFTGLIEATGRITAIQQHGQGVRVRVESQQLDWHDVKIGDSIAVNGVCLTAVVLHPQGMEVDVSSETLDCTLFGTYAPGQMVNLEKALLPTTRLGGHFVTGHVDGVGTVERIEQSEEDWQLYVTPPKNLVRYIAPKGSITIDGTSLTVNAWHGQAFRLTIIPHTRASTIIGTYRTGQRVHIEVDIIARYLEQLVRPPSEDTMSAEKLRLWGYEDIRRT
- the nusB gene encoding transcription antitermination factor NusB; translated protein: MSTPRTRHKARRLAVQALYQWQLAGENIGEIEQQFLEDNGDTNFDRDYFHQLLHGIPAKLDEIDAALTPHMTRAIESVDPVERAILRLACWELLARPDIPYRVVINEAIELAKTFGATDGHKFVNGVLDKAAGKLRAIEVSATRKL
- the ribB gene encoding 3,4-dihydroxy-2-butanone-4-phosphate synthase, with amino-acid sequence MNTIPEIIEDIRAGKMVIIMDDEDRENEGDLVMAAELVRPEDINFMAKYGRGLICLTLTKERCEQLNLPLMVRNNGTRYSTNFTISIEAAEGVTTGISAADRAHTIRTAVKKDAKPSDLVQPGHIFPLMAQPGGVLTRAGHTEAGCDLARLAGLEPAAVIVEILNEDGSMARRPDLEEFAKRHGLKIGTIADLIEYRAMHERTVNKIGQCLWPTPYGEFILHTFRDEIDGQLHFALTIGTIEPNTPTLVRVHMSDFFVDQLHGRRDREPSWSIEQALARIAQEGRGVLVVLTGGDTTEGWAANLERWQQEDAGHSQLRPNPQVGRRTVGIGSQILTALGVHKMRLLSEEKHYYALSGFKLEVVEFVSHKESNNEGH